A window of the Labrus mixtus chromosome 8, fLabMix1.1, whole genome shotgun sequence genome harbors these coding sequences:
- the LOC132978493 gene encoding complement factor H-like: MWVRYLGFVILFGLPGALHAQPCGAPGLDGGYFFPKQETYSHEIEITYACDSGRKPAVKGWWATSTCQNGVWSPEPQCIDEEDCLPPEIPNAKFNKKQSGWYNPGNTIRVTCDNEYELKNRDATAVCLNGTWTSVPVCEISINTCGEPPQIPHAVIIGQKYQEIFAADSEVRYECEDGYSVEGAESKKNIFCLSGSWSEGPKCSK, encoded by the exons ATGTGGGTGAGATATCTCGGGTTTGTTATTCTTTTCGGCCTTCCAGGAGCACTGCATG CTCAGCCTTGTGGCGCTCCAGGCCTTGATGGTGGTTATTTTTTCCCGAAACAAGAAACGTATTCTCATGAAATTGAGATAACTTACGCCTGTGATAGTGGACGTAAACCTGCAGTGAAGGGATGGTGGGCAACAAGCACATGTCAAAACGGGGTCTGGTCTCCTGAACCGCAATGTATAG ACGAAGAGGACTGCCTTCCACCTGAGATACCCAACGCAAAATTCAATAAGAAACAAAGTGGTTGGTataacccaggaaacacaataAGGGTAACATGTGACAACGAATATGAGCTGAAGAACAGGGATGCCACAGCCGTTTGTTTAAATGGAACCTGGACCTCTGTTCCTGTCTGTGAGA taagtATCAATACATGTGGCGAACCCCCTCAAATCCCCCATGCAGTCATCATTGGTCAGAAATATCAGGAGATTTTTGCTGCAGATTCCGAAGTTAGATATGAATGTGAAGATGGATACTCTGTGGAGGGagcagaaagcaaaaaaaacatcttctgctTATCCGGAAGCTGGAGTGAAGGTCCAAAGTGCAGTAAGTGA
- the zbtb41 gene encoding zinc finger and BTB domain-containing protein 41: MIHGGLTNKTPMKKKPCNPLRTKRSRQDSGSNDCVTEPGTDLATNTSPPSSLPASTAQIMHLAMQLHSHNLLRFLNEDRVRQRFCDVSVSVGGTVYSAHKVVLAHGSSYFHAELSKNPATAHVTLDHVEDSVFQHLLGFLYTSEFAVTESELPALIEAARFLDMMDILKLLCEEGDNNSVRLIKAQDEIRGTPEMEMSSSDSPAGDTNNQSPPSCRLSSENFLDNSLEKSHTGVRQELSNEAEKITRRSVRRRRTPTKYQRENLECINTPEEQPRTESPTEEHEDRVKDIEKVVVGNQVSQLEIRKPVFTDDMVDVEQAEEDADMSEDAVTQKEVVEVFPPDDITSQDYLDENGAYQAFSQIGVSTAGSSAQGKVYPEGLAPVIIQTSSKKILKCPKCEKTFDRAGKYESHTRVHTGEKPFQCDLCFQRYSTKSNLTVHKKKHTSDVPFPRKEHKCPICSKLHATKKTLTKHVRRFHPDHIQEFLTKRKRKSEGWKCAICLKTFSRRPHLQEHMILHTQDRPFKCTYCDEYFKSRFARLKHQEKFHLGPFPCEICGRQFNDTGNRKRHMECTHGGKRKWTCFICGKSVRERTTLKEHMRIHSGEKPHLCSICGQSFRHGSSYRLHLRVHHDDKRYECDECGKTFIRHDHLTKHQKIHSGEKAHQCEECGKCFRRHDHLTVHYKSIHLGEKVWQKYKTALHQCEVCKKEFKGKSSLEMHFRTHSGEKPHRCPECNQTFRIKKTLTKHMVIHSDARPFNCPHCSATFKRKDKLKYHVDHVHSTRFTEQPISTIGEDKIVSVHFEEPSKSYSAEPKSTLSTPPPGNVCVPVTLVPVQMAGGAQGNLSAHRASSFSAQTHRVVSMQAQQQNSGYQASSDLAFLEKYTLTPQPANIVHPVRPDQMLDPREQSYLGTLLGLDSASSGPNISNSDHSH; this comes from the exons ATGATTCATGGTGGcctaacaaacaaaacaccaatGAAGAAAAAGCCTTGTAATCCCCTGCGCACCAAACGCAGCAGGCAGGACAGTGGCAGCAATGACTGTGTTACAGAGCCAGGCACCGACCTGGCAACAAATACCTcacctccatcctctctcccaGCATCCACCGCACAAATCATGCACCTGGCTATGCAGCTGCACAGCCATAACCTTCTAAGGTTTTTGAATGAGGACCGGGTCAGACAGAGGTTCTGTGATGTGTCTGTGTCCGTGGGTGGGACCGTTTACAGCGCCCACAAGGTGGTGTTGGCCCATGGGAGCAGCTACTTCCACGCTGAGCTGTCCAAGAACCCTGCCACAGCACATGTGACTCTGGACCATGTGGAGGACTCTGTTTTCCAGCACCTGCTTGGCTTTCTGTACACCTCTGAGTTTGCGGTTACTGAGAGTGAGCTCCCGGCTCTTATAGAAGCAGCCCGATTTCTGGACATGATGGATAtactgaagctgctgtgtgaggaAGGTGACAACAACTCAGTACGTTTGATCAAAGCACAGGATGAGATAAGAGGGACTCCTGAGATGGAAATGTCGTCCAGTGACTCGCCAGCAGGTGACACCAACAACCAGAGCCCTCCTAGTTGTCGTTTAAGCTCTGAAAACTTCCTGGACAACAGCTTGGAGAAGAGTCACACTGGTGTACGGCAGGAATTGTCAAATGAAGCAGAGAAGATCACAAGGAGATCAGTTCGCAGAAGGAGAACACCCACCAAGTATCAAAGAGAAAATCTTGAGTGCATCAACACACCCGAGGAACAACCAAGGACTGAATCACCAACAGAAGAACACGAAGACAGAGTTAAAGACATTGAAAAGGTGGTTGTGGGAAACCAAGTGTCGCAACTGGAAATACGAAAACCAGTTTTTACGGATGATATGGTTGATGTGGAGCAAGCGGAAGAGGACGCAGACATGAGTGAGGACGCTGTCACTCAGAAGGAAGTTGTGGAGGTTTTCCCACCTGATGATATTACAAGTCAAGATTATTTGGATGAAAATGGAGCATATCAAGCTTTTTCACAGATTGGAGTATCAACAGCAGGAAGCTCTGCTCAGGGGAAAGTTTATCCTGAAGGTCTGGCTCCAGTCATCATCCAGACCTCCAGCAAGAAGATTCTTAAGTGCCCGAAATGTGAAAAGACCTTCGACCGCGCAG GGAAGTATGAGAGTCACACCAGAgtgcacacaggagagaaaccgtTCCAGTGTGACCTTTGTTTTCAGCGTTACTCCACCAAGTCGAACCTGACCGTGCACAAGAAGAAGCACACCAGCGACGTTCCCTTCCCGAGGAAGGAGCACAAATGTCCCATTTGTAGCAAACTGCATGCCACCAAGAAAACACTCACCAAGCATGTCAGAAG GTTTCATCCAGATCACATCCAGGAGTTTCTTAccaaaaggaaaaggaagagtGAAGGCTGGAAATGTGCT ATTTGTCTGAAGACCTTCAGCCGCAGGCCTCATCTGCAGGAGCACATGATCCTGCACACACAGGACCGACCTTTCAAATGTACCTACTGTGACGAATACTTCAAGTCAAGGTTTGCTCGACTGAAACACCAAGAAAAGTTCCACTTAG GTCCCTTTCCGTGTGAGATTTGTGGCCGGCAGTTTAATGACACAGGCAACAGGAAGAGGCACATGGAGTGTACACATGGAGGCAAAAGGAAATGGACCTGCTTCATTTGTGGGAAATCTGTAAGGGAAAG GACGACATTGAAGGAGCACATGAGGATCCACAGCGGGGAGAAGCCTCACCTGTGTAGTATCTGTGGCCAAAGTTTCCGTCACGGCAGCTCCTACAG GCTCCACCTCCGAGTCCACCACGACGACAAGCGCTACGAGTGTGACGAATGCGGGAAGACGTTCATACGCCATGATCACCTGACCAAACATCAGAAAATACACTCCG GTGAGAAAGCACACCAATGTGAAGAGTGTGGGAAGTGTTTTAGGCGCCATGATCATCTGACGGTCCACTACAAAAGCATTCACCTGGGAGAGAAAGTTTGGCAGAA GTATAAAACTGCTCTGCATCAGTGCGAGGTTTGCAAGAAAGAATTTAAAGGAAAGTCCAGTCTAGAAATGCACTTCAGGACCCACTCAG GTGAGAAACCCCACAGGTGTCCCGAGTGCAACCAGACATTCCGGATCAAGAAGACATTGACGAAGCACATGGTGATTCACTCAGACGCTCGCCCTTTTAACTGCCCGCACTGCAGCGCCACCTTCAAAAGAAAGGACAAGCTCAAGTACCATGTGGATCATGTGCACAGCACCCGGTTCAcagaacagccaatcagcacCATCGGCGAGGACAAAATAGTCTCAGTTCACTTTGAAGAACCCTCTAAGTCTTACAGTGCTGAACCAAAGTCAACACTGAGCACCCCTCCTCCTGGGAATGTGTGCGTGCCCGTCACTTTAGTACCTGTCCAGATGGCAGGAGGAGCGCAGGGAAACTTGAGCGCACACAGAGCCTCATCTTTCTCTGCCCAGACTCACAGGGTTGTGAGCATGCAGGCTCAACAGCAGAACTCTGGATACCAGGCATCCTCAGACCTGGCTTTCTTAGAGAAATACACCCTGACCCCCCAGCCAGCTAACATCGTGCACCCTGTGAGGCCCGATCAGATGCTGGACCCCCGAGAGCAGTCCTACCTGGGCACGCTGCTGGGACTGGATTCAGCTTCTTCTGGGCCGAACATTTCCAACTCTGATCACTCGCACTGA